The following coding sequences are from one Gemmatimonadaceae bacterium window:
- a CDS encoding tetratricopeptide repeat protein, with the protein MSNIDKLKKKAAEFENKKQYEKPLELYEQILNHTRAGEEDREVPLYNKVGGLHYRIGNNEQAIGYYEKAADLYAEGGFFNNAIALCNKILRYAPGRTVIYYKLGSSARKKASIATPTRISSSTQTGCSASERWTRHSVRSRSFADLCPGQGDVRLMLAEQLARADRKPEALEQLQLLYETLESEGRTVEATAAVDRMKVIDPSFLPTRSATPPQRKKDDLVFLDLDFNTAELGAPATDAAIGEAMGAGTSSDAGVIPEGFVQAEPAAETEESEHTAATAVPERQVEAAAPSAPEGLGMTSVERERIAAITPLSVQSIDEEVYSAPSPAAASDLVYILPDVENPALANESRTWEDSSDADPVGGDHKMQLEAELLHLELAPIIDSVDFPTAEKTANRTGRQGTNGLPDDDFVDLGDWLERNRTPASTRMVAHDQEPEDNEQKDFGEMLDKFKEGISRNVDNADFESHYDLGIAFREMGLLDEAIGSFQKASRGEAQRLRASEAMWQCFIDKDEPAVATAVLQGLARDSQMGDCQLVGVLYLLGRAAEALGRLEEAESYYHRVIAVHIRFRDASARLSALAQTSR; encoded by the coding sequence ATGTCCAACATCGATAAGCTCAAGAAGAAGGCCGCCGAGTTCGAGAACAAAAAACAGTACGAAAAGCCGCTCGAGCTTTACGAGCAGATTCTCAACCACACGCGTGCGGGTGAAGAGGATCGCGAAGTTCCCTTGTACAACAAGGTCGGCGGTCTGCACTACCGTATCGGCAACAACGAGCAGGCCATCGGCTATTACGAGAAGGCTGCAGACCTGTACGCCGAAGGCGGTTTTTTCAACAATGCTATCGCGCTGTGCAACAAGATCCTGAGATACGCGCCAGGCCGGACGGTCATTTACTACAAACTCGGATCCTCAGCGCGAAAAAAGGCTTCAATAGCGACGCCAACCAGAATTTCCTCGAGTACGCAGACCGGATGCAGCGCCTCGGAAAGGTGGACGAGGCACTCCGTGCGCTCAAGGAGTTTTGCGGATCTCTGCCCCGGGCAGGGCGATGTACGGCTCATGCTCGCTGAGCAGCTCGCCCGTGCCGACCGTAAGCCCGAAGCACTGGAGCAATTGCAGCTCCTGTATGAAACACTCGAGTCGGAAGGCCGGACGGTGGAGGCAACAGCCGCTGTCGACCGCATGAAGGTTATCGACCCGTCGTTTCTGCCCACGCGATCGGCGACACCGCCTCAGCGGAAGAAGGATGACCTCGTATTTCTCGACCTGGACTTCAATACCGCTGAACTCGGGGCGCCAGCTACGGATGCGGCAATTGGAGAGGCTATGGGCGCCGGGACCAGCAGCGACGCAGGCGTCATCCCGGAAGGATTTGTACAAGCCGAGCCTGCGGCTGAGACGGAAGAATCCGAACACACTGCGGCAACGGCTGTGCCGGAACGCCAAGTCGAGGCCGCGGCGCCCAGTGCACCGGAAGGTCTCGGGATGACGTCTGTGGAACGCGAGCGCATCGCGGCGATTACGCCATTGTCAGTTCAGTCGATAGATGAAGAAGTCTACTCCGCACCTTCGCCTGCAGCTGCTTCAGACCTCGTCTACATTCTGCCGGACGTCGAAAACCCGGCACTAGCGAACGAGAGCCGCACATGGGAAGACTCGTCTGATGCCGACCCGGTTGGGGGTGACCACAAAATGCAGCTTGAAGCTGAGCTTCTGCATCTCGAGCTGGCGCCGATAATCGACAGTGTGGATTTCCCCACTGCAGAAAAGACGGCAAATCGTACCGGCAGGCAAGGAACCAACGGACTTCCCGATGACGATTTCGTTGACCTGGGCGATTGGCTGGAGCGAAACCGCACGCCGGCCTCCACGAGAATGGTGGCGCACGATCAGGAGCCCGAGGACAACGAGCAGAAGGATTTCGGCGAGATGCTCGACAAGTTCAAGGAAGGTATCTCCAGGAATGTCGATAACGCGGATTTTGAAAGCCACTACGATCTGGGAATTGCTTTCAGGGAAATGGGTTTGCTCGACGAAGCAATTGGATCGTTTCAGAAAGCGTCGCGTGGCGAAGCGCAGCGGCTGCGGGCGTCGGAAGCGATGTGGCAATGTTTCATCGACAAGGATGAGCCGGCGGTCGCGACGGCGGTTCTTCAAGGGCTCGCCCGCGATTCCCAAATGGGCGACTGTCAATTGGTCGGAGTTCTTTACCTGCTCGGACGAGCGGCCGAGGCGCTGGGCCGCCTCGAAGAGGCAGAGTCGTACTACCATCGTGTCATTGCCGTGCATATCAGATTCCGCGACGCCAGCGCCAGACTATCAGCCTTGGCGCAGACATCCCGGTGA
- a CDS encoding polyprenyl synthetase family protein: MTVGRAAPATLTAGRPSDVLARIQQPVREPLNSVTMEMERMVLHDAPLVAQMGQHLMGMRGKMFRPTLVLLCSDVEGKSEPRVVGLAAAVELIHLATLVHDDAVDHSVLRRGMPTLNSLFSHQISVIMGDFLYSTALGKLVDAGDLEALRVLTRASTDMSVGEMRQLAVVDPLSFSEDDYYGLIRAKTASLMSAACAVGAMCGAARYCEALTRFGESLGMAFQIADDLIDYTEQEETTGKPTGLDLREHKVTLPLIAALREMSPANRLKVDKLFAGGEPRDGPIAEVMRMVADSGGLDYARVRGARYAAKAEEALSGLPDTVARSALIESISYVMERHA; the protein is encoded by the coding sequence GTGACCGTCGGTCGCGCTGCGCCGGCGACTCTCACAGCCGGTCGGCCGTCGGACGTGCTCGCCCGGATTCAACAGCCAGTTCGTGAACCGCTGAATTCGGTAACGATGGAGATGGAGAGGATGGTGCTTCATGACGCGCCGCTGGTCGCGCAAATGGGGCAGCACCTCATGGGAATGCGCGGCAAGATGTTTCGGCCGACGCTCGTGCTTCTCTGTAGTGACGTCGAGGGCAAATCTGAACCTCGGGTGGTCGGGCTCGCAGCAGCAGTCGAACTTATCCATCTTGCAACGCTGGTGCATGACGACGCTGTGGATCACTCTGTACTCCGGCGCGGCATGCCAACGCTCAACTCTCTCTTCAGTCACCAGATCTCGGTGATCATGGGAGATTTCCTCTACTCCACCGCGCTGGGGAAGCTGGTCGACGCCGGCGATCTGGAAGCTTTGCGCGTGCTCACCCGCGCATCGACCGATATGAGTGTCGGCGAGATGCGCCAGCTCGCAGTGGTCGACCCGCTCTCGTTTTCTGAAGACGACTATTATGGTCTTATCCGGGCGAAAACGGCCTCCCTCATGTCCGCCGCCTGTGCGGTCGGCGCAATGTGCGGGGCGGCCAGATACTGTGAGGCCTTGACAAGGTTTGGCGAATCTCTCGGAATGGCGTTTCAGATCGCCGATGATCTCATCGACTACACCGAGCAGGAGGAAACCACCGGCAAGCCAACCGGTCTCGACCTGCGCGAGCACAAGGTGACCCTTCCTCTGATTGCGGCGCTCCGCGAGATGTCGCCCGCAAACCGATTGAAGGTGGACAAACTTTTTGCCGGCGGCGAGCCCCGCGATGGCCCAATCGCAGAGGTTATGCGGATGGTTGCCGACAGTGGCGGTCTCGACTACGCGCGTGTTCGCGGCGCTCGCTATGCGGCGAAAGCGGAGGAAGCGTTGAGCGGGCTACCCGACACAGTGGCGCGGTCAGCCCTGATCGAGTCTATTTCCTATGTCATGGAGCGACACGCATAA
- a CDS encoding twin-arginine translocase TatA/TatE family subunit: MLGNIGFPEIMIILVIVLLLFGAKRIPEIAGSMGKGIKEFKKNINDATRDLNSSDAPGYESRLTAAELEARRTTPQPEDAVRPEPKRLV; encoded by the coding sequence ATGCTCGGCAACATAGGTTTTCCCGAAATCATGATCATTCTCGTGATCGTTCTGCTCCTCTTTGGCGCGAAGCGAATCCCGGAGATCGCAGGCTCGATGGGGAAGGGCATCAAGGAATTCAAGAAGAATATCAATGACGCCACCCGCGACCTCAACTCGAGCGACGCACCCGGCTATGAGTCACGGCTCACTGCTGCTGAGCTGGAGGCGCGACGAACCACTCCTCAGCCTGAAGATGCAGTGCGTCCTGAGCCGAAGCGGCTCGTTTAA
- a CDS encoding peptidyl-prolyl cis-trans isomerase encodes MLQSMRSSAKYIWIFLIIFFVGGFLLAETSGLLGSGPVRTNTAVATVNGEDILATAWYNATAVLEQQATQQSGRGVSLDERKRLSDQAFEQLVSDVLLKQEYLRRGINVTDEELAEAAKFSPPPELAQSAELQTDGQFDPEKYRRFLSSAAARQQGILVQLESYYRNAVPREKLFEQVAADVYVSDERLWSIWKDSHDTARISYVAFRPEMLPDSAVSVPASEIKDYYNSNKEDFNRPGHAVVSVLAIPRSVTASDSASVRNRLGALRARISGGEKFEDVARTESTDSASAASGGSLGSGARGRFVPAFEEAAYALGVGEISQPVLSPFGYHLIRVDERKGDTLTLRHILLPILQGDSAATATDRRADELARLAASTDKPGAFQQAATKLGIPIQRASVVDTDALVINGKFVPSVGPWAFQGAKPGETSELFDAEDGYYLARLDSVNRGGIASLEQATPEIRKLLGRRLKVAKLMPRAKQFAASAAAASLEQAAQAAALPVAKSPAFTRISGAEGIGRLNEAIGAAFSLPIGAVSGPIQTYDAVFVIRVDQRTVADRAVWERTKAAQRTQVASQLRQQRVREFLTNLRESAKVTDRRKEIEAASRQIVEQ; translated from the coding sequence TTGCTGCAATCGATGCGGAGTTCCGCAAAGTACATCTGGATTTTCCTCATCATCTTTTTCGTCGGCGGCTTTCTTCTGGCCGAGACGTCAGGACTACTCGGAAGCGGCCCTGTGCGCACCAATACCGCGGTAGCGACGGTGAATGGCGAAGACATTCTCGCGACTGCCTGGTATAACGCGACTGCCGTCCTTGAACAGCAGGCAACGCAGCAGTCCGGGCGGGGAGTGTCGCTCGATGAACGCAAGCGTTTGTCAGACCAGGCGTTCGAGCAACTAGTGTCCGACGTGCTGCTGAAACAGGAATATCTGCGGCGTGGGATCAACGTCACTGACGAAGAACTGGCTGAAGCGGCAAAGTTCAGCCCGCCGCCGGAGCTTGCTCAGAGCGCGGAGCTACAGACAGATGGTCAGTTCGATCCGGAAAAATACCGGCGCTTTCTGTCCAGCGCGGCCGCGCGGCAACAGGGCATTCTGGTCCAGCTCGAGTCGTACTATCGAAACGCGGTCCCGAGGGAAAAGTTGTTCGAACAGGTGGCCGCAGATGTATACGTCAGCGATGAGCGGCTTTGGAGTATCTGGAAAGACTCCCACGATACCGCTCGGATTTCCTACGTTGCATTCAGGCCGGAGATGCTGCCGGATTCGGCAGTGAGCGTGCCCGCGTCGGAGATCAAAGATTATTACAACAGCAACAAGGAAGATTTCAACAGACCGGGCCACGCGGTCGTCTCGGTACTCGCCATTCCCCGATCGGTAACTGCGTCGGACAGCGCATCGGTGCGGAACCGCCTTGGGGCACTCCGCGCACGCATCTCTGGCGGAGAAAAATTCGAGGATGTCGCCCGCACTGAGTCCACCGACTCGGCTTCGGCCGCGAGCGGTGGCTCGCTTGGGAGCGGAGCACGCGGACGGTTTGTGCCGGCCTTCGAGGAAGCGGCTTACGCACTCGGCGTCGGCGAGATCTCGCAGCCGGTTCTTTCGCCTTTCGGCTATCACCTCATTCGCGTCGACGAGCGGAAGGGCGACACTCTGACGCTGCGACATATTCTGCTGCCAATACTCCAGGGCGATTCTGCTGCCACGGCAACTGATCGCCGCGCTGACGAGTTGGCACGACTCGCTGCCTCGACCGATAAGCCCGGGGCTTTTCAACAGGCAGCGACAAAACTCGGAATTCCGATTCAGAGAGCGTCGGTAGTCGATACCGACGCCCTCGTCATCAACGGCAAGTTCGTTCCCAGCGTTGGGCCGTGGGCGTTCCAAGGTGCAAAACCAGGCGAGACCAGTGAGCTGTTTGACGCTGAGGACGGCTACTATCTCGCCCGCCTCGACTCGGTGAACCGGGGCGGCATCGCCAGCCTGGAACAAGCCACGCCGGAAATTCGAAAGCTGCTGGGCCGAAGGCTCAAGGTTGCGAAGCTGATGCCGCGGGCAAAACAGTTTGCGGCGTCAGCAGCCGCCGCCTCACTCGAACAGGCAGCGCAGGCTGCGGCGCTGCCTGTGGCAAAGAGTCCTGCTTTCACTCGCATCAGTGGCGCGGAAGGTATTGGCCGGCTTAACGAAGCAATCGGCGCGGCGTTTTCGCTTCCCATTGGCGCTGTCAGCGGGCCGATTCAAACGTACGATGCGGTATTCGTGATTCGGGTCGACCAGCGGACCGTTGCCGATCGTGCCGTTTGGGAGAGGACGAAAGCGGCTCAGAGAACGCAGGTGGCCTCTCAGCTACGGCAGCAGAGAGTTCGCGAGTTCCTCACCAATTTGCGCGAGTCGGCCAAGGTTACCGACCGCCGCAAGGAAATCGAGGCCGCCAGCCGTCAGATCGTCGAGCAGTAG
- a CDS encoding tetratricopeptide repeat protein, which produces MQSSTRIDELRARFYENPRRYFAPLANEYRKAGDPEQAIAICRAHLTQQPGHMSGHVVCAQALFDAQRTDEARTVFEQALALDPDNVIVLRHLGDIARESGETAEARHWYTRGLNSDPHDTEIAAYLAQLTEPLGIAAPPSSAHGSPVDAESSAESTGALVGAPSEEPAAVARESSDDVELVHEAPLAEDVDAVPGLQPEVDLEPVLEPVHETDVEPVREPALEVEVEAVREPGPEVDLEEIREPPPPSAPDVPESLFGGDAEPLDAHSPEVGVESTGDARLDADVEPVDPAVSTIPRERGPFVTSTMAELYIQQGFKARALEIYQQLASERPDDCEIADRLSALSLAAAAIEPDGERATNEQFEDATETESTPLPADELGSPTSSVESHFTETELVGGGDSWDTDNWAAGFSSTEAVDYGDLHSPDVESESGNAAGAELLADAGKLDTNLIADRWGEADPAEDLAVEQSDSKPVADLGVAQSDSDLVAYAPLTPTLFGGNDAPDPGPADADQVTASDFGGVPDTLQFNERMPKRGPTIREFFATLGAKRPPGHAAPDGQVAGDLAPPLASAFDDLFPGEVISGEHSRAAFALSGAVGGLLPPSAQAATTEMPHTKAAAAASPPGGGSPQPAAAAAAPSSAEAGQESEEDIRKFREWLDGLAQSCRERSSTART; this is translated from the coding sequence ATGCAAAGCTCAACCCGGATCGACGAGCTAAGGGCCAGATTTTACGAGAATCCACGCCGGTATTTCGCGCCACTCGCAAACGAGTATCGCAAGGCCGGTGATCCGGAACAGGCCATAGCAATTTGCCGAGCGCACCTGACGCAACAGCCTGGTCACATGAGTGGCCACGTCGTCTGTGCGCAGGCGCTTTTCGACGCGCAGCGCACTGACGAAGCGAGAACGGTTTTCGAGCAGGCCCTCGCTCTTGACCCGGATAACGTCATTGTGCTTCGGCACCTCGGCGATATAGCGCGCGAGAGTGGTGAGACTGCGGAGGCTCGTCACTGGTACACACGGGGCCTGAACAGCGATCCGCATGATACCGAGATTGCCGCTTATCTCGCCCAATTGACCGAACCGCTTGGAATTGCCGCTCCGCCGTCATCGGCCCACGGGTCGCCAGTAGACGCCGAGTCGAGCGCGGAGTCGACCGGGGCACTTGTGGGAGCCCCATCGGAGGAACCTGCGGCTGTTGCGCGCGAGAGCAGTGACGATGTCGAGCTCGTTCATGAAGCGCCGCTCGCGGAGGATGTCGACGCTGTCCCGGGATTACAGCCTGAAGTGGACCTGGAGCCCGTTCTCGAACCGGTTCATGAGACGGACGTGGAGCCCGTTCGTGAACCGGCGCTTGAAGTGGAAGTCGAGGCTGTGCGCGAACCGGGGCCCGAGGTGGACCTCGAAGAGATTCGTGAACCGCCGCCCCCGTCTGCCCCGGATGTTCCCGAGTCGCTGTTCGGAGGAGATGCTGAACCGCTCGATGCGCATTCGCCGGAAGTCGGCGTGGAAAGCACGGGTGACGCGCGACTTGATGCCGATGTCGAACCCGTGGATCCGGCAGTCTCGACGATTCCCCGGGAAAGAGGGCCGTTTGTCACCAGTACGATGGCGGAACTCTACATTCAGCAGGGATTCAAGGCGCGGGCACTCGAGATTTACCAGCAGCTCGCTTCAGAGCGTCCGGATGATTGCGAGATAGCCGATCGGCTCTCGGCGCTGTCTCTTGCTGCCGCTGCCATCGAGCCGGACGGCGAGAGAGCAACGAATGAACAGTTCGAGGATGCGACCGAGACCGAAAGCACCCCGTTACCGGCCGATGAGCTGGGATCTCCGACGTCATCGGTAGAGTCACATTTCACCGAAACTGAACTGGTCGGTGGGGGTGACAGCTGGGATACCGACAACTGGGCGGCGGGGTTTTCGTCCACAGAAGCGGTGGACTATGGCGACCTTCACTCTCCTGATGTGGAATCGGAGTCCGGTAACGCTGCCGGCGCCGAACTCCTGGCCGATGCGGGAAAGCTCGATACAAATCTGATTGCGGACAGGTGGGGCGAGGCTGACCCCGCGGAAGATCTGGCGGTCGAGCAGAGCGACTCCAAGCCCGTTGCAGATCTGGGAGTTGCGCAAAGCGACTCTGACCTGGTCGCGTACGCCCCGCTCACGCCGACACTGTTCGGGGGGAACGATGCGCCTGACCCCGGGCCTGCCGATGCGGATCAGGTTACCGCCTCCGACTTCGGTGGCGTTCCTGACACCCTGCAATTTAACGAGCGGATGCCGAAGCGCGGGCCCACAATCCGCGAGTTCTTCGCAACCCTGGGTGCAAAACGGCCTCCGGGGCATGCAGCACCGGACGGTCAGGTCGCGGGCGACCTCGCTCCGCCACTTGCCAGCGCGTTTGACGATCTTTTTCCGGGAGAGGTCATCAGCGGCGAGCACAGTCGGGCCGCGTTCGCGCTCAGCGGTGCTGTCGGTGGCCTGCTGCCGCCGTCAGCGCAGGCCGCCACGACCGAAATGCCTCACACGAAAGCGGCGGCAGCCGCGTCTCCGCCAGGGGGAGGGTCCCCCCAACCCGCCGCAGCCGCGGCTGCGCCATCATCAGCTGAGGCGGGGCAGGAATCGGAAGAAGACATTCGAAAGTTTCGCGAATGGCTGGACGGTCTTGCCCAGTCGTGTAGAGAGCGGTCATCAACGGCCCGAACCTGA